The Geobacillus stearothermophilus ATCC 12980 genome contains a region encoding:
- a CDS encoding DNA topoisomerase III yields the protein MKSLVLAEKPSVARDIARVLGCKQAHKHYFEGKQHIVTWALGHLVELKMPEDYDRKYETWRMEDLPIIPKKMGLKVIRQTSHQFRAIERLAKRPDVKDVIIATDAGREGELVARWILEMIGWTKPIWRLWISSQTDRAIRDGFRQLKPGVQFERLYQSAVCRAEADWLIGLNVSRALTTKYNDPLSAGRVQTPTLAMIIEREREIQSFVPVPYWTIRAKIGSITAVWERHGGHRLFDQDEANRLMTRLKGQPARVTSIKRKRKSESAPLPYDLTELQRDANKRFGFSAKKTLSVLQRLYEQHKLVTYPRTDSRYLPSDMEATMTERLLAMKSGYEDVIAPLLAKGKAKAAKRVFNDDKVTDHHAIVPTDERLDLSRLSTDERKLYDLIARRFLALFYPPHESETTTAVFDIGGETFVAKETAVVNAGFQAVLSKEDNKAQPTLLHLAEGQTLPSVQLELEQSFTEPPARYSEADLLAQMEKYGLGTPATRADIIERLVETEVVERKDGRFYPTKKGKQLIELVNEELKSPELTARWERELEAIARGKGNPQQFLANIRRQTQQLVAEIKQSEQVYKAPNLTNLTCPECGALLKERKTKDGRMLVCSNLQCRYRRRRDPKLSNRRCPQCHRRMEMHEGKAGLYFQCRPCNIVEKADETKRIAAKGSERALLKKYSPANESFGTSLGELLKQALNEKKE from the coding sequence ATGAAATCGCTCGTGTTAGCGGAAAAGCCGAGCGTCGCCCGCGACATCGCCCGCGTGCTCGGTTGCAAGCAAGCACATAAACATTATTTTGAAGGAAAGCAGCACATTGTCACCTGGGCGCTCGGCCATTTAGTGGAGCTGAAGATGCCGGAAGACTACGACCGAAAATACGAAACATGGCGGATGGAGGACTTGCCGATCATCCCAAAGAAAATGGGCTTGAAAGTCATTCGGCAAACAAGCCACCAGTTTCGCGCTATTGAACGGTTGGCGAAACGACCGGATGTGAAAGATGTCATCATCGCGACCGACGCGGGCCGCGAAGGGGAACTGGTGGCGCGCTGGATTTTAGAGATGATCGGTTGGACGAAGCCGATTTGGCGGCTATGGATTTCGTCGCAAACCGACCGCGCCATCCGCGACGGCTTCCGCCAACTCAAGCCCGGGGTGCAGTTTGAACGCCTGTATCAATCGGCCGTCTGCCGCGCGGAAGCCGACTGGCTGATTGGGTTAAACGTCTCGCGCGCCTTGACGACCAAATACAACGATCCGCTCTCAGCCGGGCGGGTGCAGACGCCGACGCTTGCGATGATCATCGAGCGCGAACGCGAGATCCAATCGTTCGTTCCCGTGCCATATTGGACAATTCGGGCCAAGATCGGGTCCATCACAGCCGTATGGGAGCGGCATGGCGGACATCGTCTGTTTGACCAAGACGAGGCCAACCGGCTGATGACTCGTCTCAAAGGCCAGCCGGCGCGCGTCACATCGATCAAACGGAAACGAAAAAGCGAGTCCGCCCCGTTGCCGTATGACTTGACCGAACTGCAGCGGGACGCAAACAAGCGGTTTGGCTTTTCGGCGAAAAAGACGCTCTCGGTGTTGCAGCGACTGTACGAACAACACAAGCTTGTCACGTACCCGCGCACCGATTCGCGTTATTTGCCAAGCGATATGGAAGCGACGATGACCGAGCGGTTGTTGGCGATGAAATCCGGTTATGAGGACGTCATCGCTCCGCTTCTCGCCAAAGGCAAAGCCAAAGCAGCCAAGCGGGTATTTAACGATGACAAAGTGACCGATCATCACGCCATCGTTCCAACGGATGAGCGGCTCGACCTTAGCAGGCTGTCCACTGATGAGCGCAAGCTGTATGATCTCATCGCCCGCCGTTTTTTGGCGCTTTTCTACCCGCCGCATGAATCCGAAACGACGACAGCCGTCTTTGACATCGGCGGCGAAACGTTTGTCGCCAAGGAGACGGCGGTTGTCAACGCCGGATTTCAAGCCGTTCTCAGCAAAGAAGACAACAAGGCCCAACCAACGTTGCTGCATCTCGCGGAAGGCCAGACGCTCCCATCAGTGCAACTTGAGCTGGAACAATCGTTCACGGAACCGCCTGCCCGTTATTCGGAAGCTGACTTGCTCGCGCAAATGGAGAAATACGGGCTCGGCACGCCGGCGACAAGAGCGGACATCATCGAACGGCTGGTTGAAACCGAAGTGGTCGAGCGAAAAGACGGACGGTTTTATCCGACGAAAAAAGGGAAACAGCTGATTGAGCTCGTCAATGAAGAGCTGAAATCGCCGGAATTGACCGCCCGCTGGGAGCGGGAGCTGGAGGCGATCGCCCGCGGGAAAGGAAATCCACAACAATTTTTGGCCAACATCCGCCGGCAAACGCAGCAGCTCGTTGCCGAAATTAAGCAAAGCGAGCAGGTATACAAAGCGCCAAACCTCACGAATCTGACGTGTCCAGAATGCGGCGCGCTTTTAAAAGAGCGGAAAACGAAAGACGGACGGATGCTTGTCTGCTCGAACTTACAATGCCGCTACCGCCGTCGGCGCGATCCGAAACTGTCGAACCGCCGTTGCCCGCAATGCCACCGGCGTATGGAAATGCATGAAGGAAAAGCAGGACTTTATTTCCAATGCCGCCCGTGCAATATTGTCGAAAAAGCGGACGAGACCAAACGCATTGCCGCCAAAGGCAGCGAACGGGCGCTGCTGAAAAAATACAGCCCGGCCAACGAATCGTTTGGCACGAGTTTAGGGGAGCTGCTCAAGCAGGCGTTGAACGAAAAAAAGGAATGA
- a CDS encoding serine/threonine protein kinase, with translation MKRFFERHPFVSRWVDRPHRGGKVLLGRYEIIEELGMGSYGIAYKGRDHLTGRLVVIKQARRTKGEDGRRLLQREADVLAHLRHPQIPRLYDRFVERGQPHLVMEYIDGETVEDQIFKLEAKYTEQEAFRLLKKVLEVVRHVHAFGIVHRDLRISNIIWRDGTAAIIDFGLACRIGEPVDFRDDDPLEKRLRREPHPRSDFYALGHFTLFLLYSAYEPTSDEEKSWEEELDLSPNARRILRKMLQLDAPYDHVDELIDDVDQLLAEPIRNQAGAL, from the coding sequence ATGAAACGGTTTTTTGAACGCCATCCGTTCGTTTCCCGCTGGGTTGATCGGCCGCATCGGGGCGGGAAGGTGCTTTTGGGCCGCTATGAAATCATCGAAGAGCTTGGGATGGGAAGCTACGGCATCGCCTACAAAGGGCGCGATCACCTGACAGGCCGTCTTGTCGTCATCAAACAAGCGCGGCGGACAAAAGGCGAAGACGGCCGCCGCTTGCTTCAACGCGAAGCTGACGTGCTCGCCCACCTGCGCCACCCGCAAATTCCGAGGCTGTATGATCGGTTTGTGGAGCGCGGACAGCCGCATCTCGTGATGGAGTATATCGACGGAGAAACGGTGGAAGACCAGATTTTCAAGCTGGAAGCCAAGTACACGGAACAAGAGGCGTTTCGATTGTTAAAGAAGGTGCTTGAGGTCGTCCGGCACGTCCATGCTTTCGGCATCGTCCACCGCGATTTGCGCATCTCGAACATCATTTGGCGCGATGGAACGGCGGCGATCATCGATTTCGGCTTGGCCTGCCGCATCGGCGAACCGGTGGATTTCCGCGATGACGACCCGCTTGAGAAACGGCTGCGGCGCGAACCGCATCCACGAAGCGATTTCTATGCCCTTGGACACTTCACCTTGTTTTTATTGTATTCTGCCTATGAACCGACAAGTGACGAGGAAAAAAGCTGGGAAGAAGAGCTCGATTTATCGCCAAACGCTCGTCGGATCTTGCGGAAAATGCTGCAGCTGGATGCGCCGTATGACCATGTTGACGAGTTGATCGACGACGTGGATCAGTTGCTCGCAGAACCCATCCGGAATCAAGCAGGGGCGCTTTGA
- a CDS encoding nitric oxide synthase oxygenase — protein sequence MVTIESDKLRQHDEQLMTKAEQFIIASYRELGKSEQEIKRRVNEIRWEVEQTGTYRHTYEELSYGAKMAWRHSNRCIGRLFWQSLHVIDAREAVTEEEVFSYLFHHIEVATNGGKIRPTITIFRPNGEVRIWNHQLIRYAGYETEEGIIGDSSSLTFTRACEQLGWKGEKTPFDVLPLVIQVGGQKPVWTPIPKELVLEVPIEHPEFPWFRDLQLKWYAVPIISDMCLEIGGIRYMAAPFNGWYMGTEIGARNFADDYRYNMLPKVASCMGLDTNSNASLWKDKALVELNIAVLYSYKKAGVSIVDHHTAARQFQLFEQQEKAAGRHVTGDWTWLIPPLSPATTHIFHRSYDNTMMLPNFFYQDRPYEPQRGEEQ from the coding sequence ATGGTAACGATCGAGAGCGATAAGCTCAGACAGCACGATGAGCAGTTGATGACAAAAGCAGAACAGTTTATCATAGCAAGCTATCGGGAGCTTGGAAAAAGTGAGCAAGAAATAAAGCGGCGGGTGAATGAAATCCGTTGGGAAGTGGAACAAACCGGAACATACCGCCATACGTACGAAGAGTTAAGCTATGGGGCTAAGATGGCTTGGCGCCACAGCAACCGCTGCATCGGCCGCTTGTTTTGGCAATCGCTCCATGTCATCGATGCGCGAGAAGCGGTCACCGAGGAAGAGGTGTTTTCGTATCTATTCCATCATATTGAGGTTGCAACCAATGGCGGGAAAATCCGACCGACGATCACGATCTTCCGTCCCAATGGGGAAGTGCGCATTTGGAATCATCAACTGATTCGTTATGCCGGTTATGAAACCGAAGAAGGGATTATCGGCGACTCATCCTCCCTCACGTTCACCCGCGCCTGTGAACAGCTTGGGTGGAAGGGGGAGAAAACGCCTTTTGACGTGTTGCCCTTGGTGATCCAGGTAGGCGGCCAGAAGCCTGTTTGGACGCCGATCCCTAAAGAATTGGTGCTTGAGGTGCCCATTGAACATCCGGAGTTTCCGTGGTTTCGCGATCTGCAGTTAAAATGGTACGCGGTCCCGATTATTTCAGATATGTGTCTAGAAATTGGCGGTATTCGCTATATGGCAGCACCGTTTAACGGGTGGTACATGGGTACGGAGATTGGAGCCCGCAATTTTGCCGATGATTATCGCTACAACATGCTTCCGAAAGTGGCCTCTTGCATGGGGCTTGACACCAACTCCAACGCATCATTATGGAAAGACAAGGCGTTGGTCGAATTGAATATCGCTGTTTTGTATTCCTACAAAAAGGCGGGCGTCAGCATCGTTGACCATCATACCGCCGCGCGCCAATTTCAGTTGTTTGAACAGCAAGAGAAAGCAGCCGGCCGCCATGTCACCGGCGATTGGACATGGCTGATTCCGCCTCTTTCTCCGGCAACAACGCACATTTTTCATCGGTCGTATGACAACACGATGATGCTGCCCAACTTTTTCTATCAGGACCGTCCATACGAACCACAAAGGGGAGAGGAACAATGA